DNA from Geobacter sulfurreducens PCA:
TCAAGGGTTTCCAGGAACGAAAGGGTGGATGCGGAAACATCGGCCGACGTCCGCAACTTGGCCTGGACATCGGTCATGGCACGCAGGAGTTCGCCGTCGGCATAGCGGGCAGCAGCTGAGACCTTGACGGCATCGGGGCGGACAGGGTCTATAGCGTCGACCATGGCCAAGTACCTGTCGGAAGTCTTCAGGTACGAGGCAATGGAGCCGGAAGCGGCGTTCAGGGAGAGAACCCCTTGGGAAACAAATTTGGTCAGGACTGAGGCCTGCCCCGCGTAGGGGATCGGCAGGACCCGGGCAAAGCCGGCAACCACGGAGCCGGCCTGGATGTACTTTTCGTAGCCGGCGAGACTTGAACTCATCCAGGTGACGAATTTCTCGAAGTCTGCCATGGATTGGCGCTGTGCGCGGGTATTGGCTGAGAGGTCCTGCAGGTGTCGTACGTTTTTTGCCAGCAATTCGTCGCTGGAAACGGTGGGGCTGCACTCCATCTCCCGGATTTTCTGCTCCAGCCTGACCTGGAGGGCCTGGAGCTCTTCCACGAGCTTCTGCCGGCGTTCAAGCGACTCCTCACACGTGAGCGATGCCGGCGGCACAACCGCCGCCTCGGATGCATTCCCCTCGGCCCCGCGGCCGAGCAGTATGGCCGTACAGGCCACGACAAGCACTCTTCTTTTCACGGCTATCTTCTCTCTTTGCGGATGGTGATTATCTCAGCGCTGCATACTACTCCGCAGCCCGGGAGGCTGTCCAGTTCTTCATGGCATGCATGCGGAACGGAAAGGGCCGGCCCGGCAAAACAAAATGTTGACACGATATTATACATATGTTCATATATTTCGTCTTCTATATAAACTTGCAGGATGGGGGTAATCAGCGCATGAGGATGAAAACGGGAGCAGTCATCGCAGCATCAGCCATCACAATGGCCGCCATCAGTGCCTTTGCCGGCGCGGATCACGCGGAATTCGTGAAGGGCCCCTTCAAGACCGGCCAGGACGTGACCAAGGCTTGTCTCGAATGCCACTCCGAGGCCGGGGATCAGGTTCTTTCCTCTTCCCACTGGAAATGGAAGGGACCGCCGAAGCTGGTGAAGGGCTTGGAGAAAAGCAAGGTAGAGTACGGCAAGGCGAACCTGATCAATAATTTCTGCATCTCCATCGAGGGTGGCGACCGGTGCGACAACCAGGAGTTCTGCGCCAAATGTCATCCGAGCTATGGCTGGACCGACAATACGTTCGACTTTACCAATAAGAACAACATCGACTGTCTCGTGTGCCACACCAGCGACCGGCAGTACAAGAAGGGGCTGGCCGGGCAGCCGGATCCCAAGGCCATTGCGGCCGGCAAGCTCGACCTGGAGAAGGCGGCCCAGAAAGTAGGCAAGCCGGGGCTTGCGAACTGCGGAGTCTGCCACTTCTACGGCGGCGGCGGAGACGCGGTGAAGCACGGCGATCTCGACTCGACCATGGAGAAGCCCAAGCGCGATCATGACGTCCACATGGGCACCACCGACAGCGGCGGGCTGGGCATGACGTGCCAGCAGTGCCACAAGACGAGCCACCACCAGATCGCCGGCGCCTCCACCTTCCTGGCCACCTACTCGGAACGCGTTGCGTGCGAGGACTGCCATACCGGCGCCAATGCTCCTCACCAGAAGTCGAAAAACGGCGCCCTCATCAACCGCCACCTGGCCACGGTTGCCTGCCAGACCTGCCACATTCCGGTCTTCGCCAAGGGACAGGCCACCAAGATGAGCTGGGACTGGTCAGACGTGGGCAAGGATATCGAAGCCGGCGAGCAGTTCGACAAGGAGACCTTCATGAAGCACAAGGGAACCTTTATCTGGGGCAAAGATGTCGTTCCGACCTATACCTGGTATAACGGGACCATTGAGCGCTACCTGAAAGGGCAGAAGATCAAGGACCCCTCAAAGGTGGTCAACATCTCCAGGCCGCTGGGTGACATCACCGACAAGAAAGCCAAGATTTTCCCCTTTAAGGTCCATACGGGCAAGCAGCCCATGGATTCGCTCAGCAACTGCCTCCTGATCCCCCAGACCCACAATGCGCTCTGGAAGGACTATGACTGGGAGAACGCCCTGAAAAAAGGCGCCAAGGGATCCCAAGTCCCCTACAGCGGCAAGTACCAGTTCGTGAAGACCGCCTTCTACGGCAGCATCAACCATGAGGTGGCGACCCGGGACAAGGCGCTGCAATGCGGCGAGTGCCACATGGGGGGTACCCGGATGAACTGGAAGGCCCTGGGATATAAAGGGGACCCGATGCAAACCGGCGGACGCTTCGCAAAGACGGCTGCAAAGAAATAGATCGTTTCGTACCGGAGGGCGGCCCATGGCCGCCCTCTTTCATTTCCGCACCTCTTCAACCAACCCGCTTCCCACCCGCAAGGCCGCTACAACCGGCATTACCCTGCCAAAACATCACTACCAGAGGCCTTTCCAGTGCTAAGCGGCCGACCAATTAGCGAAGTTATTTAAACGGCTTCAGCGGCATCGAGCGCCCTTGTTCTTGACAAAAATTATCATAATGTTGTACAAGATTATCTGTATGCGTACCGTGAGTATTTTCCATACCTGCCTTGCGGCAGTTCTGGCGACTGTCATTTTCATCTTCTCCACCGTCGGGTTCGGCGTGGCATGCCAACTGGTCGTCCCCAAGGTGGTCGACTCGTCCCACCATTACCACACTGACCGGCTCTGCCCCGCCGACAGCGAACGGAACGACGGCAGCTCGACTCCGGCATCCGAATGCCCCTTGGCCCACGGAGACCTGCCCCCCTGCTGCGCGGATGAGACGATCCTTCCGGCCTATTGTCCGTCCTTCGCCCTGCTCGATGTTCACGACCCCCTGAGAGCACCGCCCCAGGTCTACCTTGACTGGTTTGTCCCGCCCCAGAATCAGACCTGAAGCGAATCAGCCTTTGGTGCCGTAACGTTCAGACCGGCCATGGGTCCATCGGGCCTGGTCAGATCAAGGCGGCACCAGCCGCCGGTATGTCGCCGGCCGAAGCTGATTCACCGTTTCTCCCCGTCCCTGTCAACCGATAGTGCGCTCGGCCGTTCTTTATCATTAATTTCGGCCGCAACAGCATTCCGGGAAACCGTCCGCCGCGGTCCCGGGACAACGGAGGTGCAACGATGCTTACTACAGATTCCCTTAAACGTCTCTGGATTTTCTCTTTCGACCGGACGCTCACCGCTGCCGGGGCCTGCTACTCAAAGGCACGCCTGCACCGGGTGACACGCCAGTTTCTGGAAGAACTCGCCGCGCTTCCCGGCCACCGGGTTGCCGTTCTGTCCAGCCGTCCCCTTGACGATCTCGTTTCCCGCGTGCCGATCGAGGGCATTTACCTCGGCGGCAGCTGCGGAACCGAATGGCACATACCCGGCGGTGAATCAATGACCCTTTCGGGCAAGCCCAAGGACATGCTGATGGAAACCCGCGATGCCCTGTTGCCGACACTGCGGGAAGTCGCCGACCTGCCGGGCGTGGAACTGGAGGACCGGCGCTGGTCCGCGGCACTCCACACGCAGGAGGCAAACACCAAGGCACGCCAGACGCTCTTCGCCCGGCTCGCTGCCGTTCTTAAGGGGTGGAGAGTGGCCCTTTACCGGAATACCACCATGGTGGAGATCCAGTTTCTTCCCGAGATCACCATGGCATTCGGCGCTCAGGCACTGTGCCGGTTCCTGGGATATCGCGGAGACGTGGTCTGCGCCGGCAGTGACGAGAACGATGCCACGGCACTGCGCTGGGCCCTCAATCAGGGGGGAACGGCGCTCAGCCTCGGCAGGGACCCGCTCGTGCCGGGGGCGCGGCCGGTAGTGGACGTGAGGTCCCTGGCCCGTCACGTTCGCGACCTGGCGGGAATCGACGAGCACCATCGGACGAGAATGGCGGGGCGCAGGCTCTGCAATGCCGCATAGCAGTCGTGCATGGCTGACTGAAAGGATAGGATTTGAGAAAAAGGATCAACCTGCTGCGTGAATTTTCGGTGCCTCTGATCGCCGGTGTCGTGGTGGCCCTGCTCTGGGCCAACCTCGACCCGGCCGGCTACCACTCTTTCATAGAACAGCCCTTCTTCGGTGGGATGAGCTTCCACTTCGTGGTGAATGAGCTGTTCATGGTCCTTTTTTTCGGAATAGCGGCAGTTGAAATAACTCAAAGCTGCCTGCCGGGCGGCGATCTGAATCCGTTGAGAAAGGCGGTCAATCCGCTTCTGGCGACTCTTGGAGGGGTCGTCGGCCCGGTGCTCGTCTACCTGGGACTCAACGCCATCATCGGTGGTCCGGAACTGACGCGCGGCTGGGGTATCCCCACCGCCACCGATATCGCGCTGGCATGGCTGGTAGCCCGGCTCGTCTTCGGAGCCGGGCATCCCGCGGTATCGTTTCTGCTTCTGCTGGCGGTAGCGGACGATGCCATAGGACTTGCCATCATTGCCGTATTCTATCCCGACCCGAACCACCCGACCGAGCCGATCTGGCTTTTCCTGACGGTCGCCGGCATGGTTGTCGCCTATATCCTCAGGAGCCTGAAATCAAGAAGCTACTGGCCCTATGTAGTCGTGGGAGGCGGACTTGCATGGACCGGCCTGTTCAAGGCCCACTTGCACCCAGCCCTCGCCCTCGTCTTCATCATTCCCTTCCTGCCGCATCCAAGCCGGGAAACGGCTCACCTGTTCGAGGCCGATCCGCGCGACACCTCGACCCTGGCCCGGTTCGAGCATGATTGGAAGATCGTCGTCGACTTCGGTCTCTTCATGTTCGGCCTTGCCAATGCGGGAGTCGGTTTTTCGTCCGTGGGGGCGGCAACCTGGCTCGTGCTGGCATCGCTCGTAATCGGCAAGACGCTCGGCATCTTTGCCATGGGATACGTTGGCAGGGCCCTCGGATTCCCCCTGCCGCAGCAGGTCGGCGCCAAGGAACTGGCCATGACGGGGCTGGTGGCGGGCATCGGCCTGACCGTGGCCCTGTTTGTGGCCGGTGTGGCATTTGTTGAACCGGACATCCAGGGGTCGGCCAAAATGGGGGCCCTTTTGTCGGGAGGTGTCTCCATTGTGGCGATCATGCTCGGAAGAGCGCTGAACGTGAGACGAATCCCCTGAGCTGCCCGGCTAATTGCATCTTGACAAATGTACTGCCCTGTTTAAGATGCGAATGACACACGATCATCCGCGAAAGACACCGATCCATGTACCGTCACGGTTGCCTGAAACGAGCCAAGGCGCTCCTGCTGCTTATCGTCGCACTCCATGTGACGGGTTACTCGCTCATGCTCAGGGATCAGGCCTTTGCCCCCCTCCAGGAGCAGATTACCTTCTGCTGCAGCGCCAACATCGAGGCGGACGACGCCCAGACGGATATTGACGACTTCAAGCCGCCGAAGCATTCGTTTATCGACTACACCACCTACTTCTGCCCCAGCCGGCTCGTTCCCATCTACCAGCCCAGTGAATCCCGCCTTGTGTTCGCTGAACCGTTCCGGCTGCCACCACAGGTGTATCCGGAAATTTCCGTCCCTCCCCAGAACGTCGCCTGACGCATCGCCGCTACCAGAGTAACTGCAGCAACGCATAATCGTTCCCAGCGCAGTGCACGTGACAGGGGAGGTTTGCCATTGTCCGTCCGTGCCTTCGCATGCGTGCGCCCGGCATGTCTTCGTCGGCCGCAATCGCACAATTACATGCCCATGACACTCAAGGAGAATCCAATGAAATACGTGCATGCCACGCTTCTCGTCGCCTTCAGCATCGCCTGTGCCGCTGGTTGCGCCAAAAAAGAACTCGTCGTTCCGGAACCGGCGGTCGTCTCCGCACCGGCTCAGCTCCCAGCCACGGAAACTGTCGCGCCGCCGGCAACGACTATTGACGCACACGAATCCATCGCCGCAACGGACATTGCCGAGGATCGCATCACCCCGGCCGGTAATGCTACCCAAGCGAGTCCCCTGAAAATCGTCTACTTCGACTTTGACGCCTGGGTCCTCAATGGTGAGGCCCGCGAAATCCTGGCCGGCAATGCCGAGTGGCTCCGGAAGAACCCCGGGGTGGCGGTCATCCTCGAAGGGCATACCGACGAACGGGGGTCCGATGCCTACAACCTCGCCCTGGGGGAGCAGCGGGCCAAATCGGCAATGAAGTACCTGCAGACGCTCGGGATCGATGCCGGTCGCATGACCGTGGTGAGCTATGGAGAAGAGAAGCCCGCTGTCGAGGGCCACGATGAGTCAGCCTGGGCCGGAAATCGGCGCGTCGAGTTCATCCCCAAACGCTGATCAGCCTATTCATAAGGAGCTAGCTATGGAAAAAGTCGAAACATCGAGCGCACCCGGCACTCTCGCCGACCGCTCGCCGCTGGTGGGAATCCTGACCGGGAGCCCCAATGATCTGCCCACGGTGGTGAAGGTGCGCGACACCCTGACCGAGCTCGGCATCCCGAGCGAGATCGTGGTGGCTTCGGCCCACCGGACCCCCGACAAGGTCCTCGCCTACCTGGACCGGGCCCATAAGGAAGGGGTGCAGGTACTGATCGGCTGCGCCGGCGTGGCCGCTCACCTGGCGGGTGTAATCGCCGGGCACACGAGATTGCCGGTCATCGGTTTGCCGCTCGGCAACGGCCCCTTGTCAGGGATGGACAGCCTCCTCTCGACCGTGCAGATGCCCCCGGGCGTGCCGGTTGCCACGGTGGCCATCGACGGGAGCCGCAATGCGGCCATGCTGGCGGCCCGCATTCTGGCCCTCAAGTACCCGGAGATTGACAAGGCCCTGGAAGAGGCGGCTCGGAAGGAGCGGGAGCGCTACGACCTGACCGCCGATGAGGCCCTGGCAAAACTCACCTCGTGCGTCAAGTAATGAAGGAGAGAACGCGCGGCGCCCTTTCCCGGGCGCCGCGCCATGGAGGCACTATGAAGGACATCGAACGCTTCATCGCAGGATTCCGCCGGTTCAGAGAGGATTATTTCGGTTCGGAATACTCACCCTTCGAACACCTTAAGCAGGGGCAAAGCCCCAAGACCATGATCATCGGCTGTTCCGATTCCCGGGTCGATCCGGCCATCCTGACCGACTGTGCGCCTGGCGACATCTTCACCGTTCGCAACGTGGCCAACCTGGTCCCCCCCTTCGAGGAAAACGGCGGGCTTCACGGGGTAAGTGCGGCATTGGAATTCGCGGTCTGCCACCTGGGGGTCGAGCATATCATCGTACTTGGGCACTCCCAGTGCGGCGGCATTAACGCCCTCATGAAAGGAACCTGCGGCTGCAAGGGGGGAGGGTTTATCTCCCGCTGGATGTCAATCGCCACGCCCGCCCGCGAACGGGTCCTGGCGGAGCTGCCGGAAAAGGATACGGCCCTCCAGCAGCGGGCCGCCGAGCAGGCCGCCATCCTCCTCTCTCTGGAAAATCTCCACTCCTTCCCTTGGATCGACGAGCGGGTGGTACGGGGGGAACTCACTCTGCATGGGTGGTATTTCGATATCTCAGCTGGTGAACTGCTCGAATATCGATCCGAAACCGGATTATTCGAAAAAGTCTCTAAATAACAGAGCATTTCTGGGAACTGATTTTCTCCGTGATCGTCGGTGAATACCGGCGAACCAGCCGGGTAGCCGCTGCCAGATATTAGCCACCACTCATCAGACCAAGAGGAAGCGAACGGAATGAATATAGAAAAAGGGTTCGACAAGATCGTCAAGACCCTGCGTGTCATGATTACCGATCAGCCCGGCTACCTGGGGCGCCTGACCACTGCCATCGGCTCCGAAGGGGGCAACATCGGCGACATACGCCTCATCAGTTCGGGGCTTACCCACAACATTCGGGAGATTACCGTCTATGTGGACAACGACCAGCATCTGGAAATGATCCTCAAAGCCGTTGCCGCGGTTGAAGGGGTCATTGTCGAAGAGGTGATCGACCGGGTGCAGCAGGTTCACGAAGGGGGCAAGATTGCCGTCAGGAGCAGGGTTGAGATTAAGACCATCGGCGATGTGCGGAAAATCTACACCCCGGGGGTGGCCTCCATCTGCCGCCAGATCCAGCAGAAGCCCCGGCTCGCCGACACCTATACCGCCATCGGCAACACCGTGGCCATCGTCACCAACGGCACCGCCATCCTCGGCCTGGGGGACATCGGCCCAGTGGCCGGCATGCCGGTCATGGAGGGGAAGGCGGTGCTCTTCGACCACCTCGTGGGGATTTCCGGCGTCCCAATCCTGCTAAGAAGCAAAAACGTGGACCATATCGTGGACACTATCTGGCATCTGGCTCCCACATTCGGGGCCATCAAGCTGGAGGACATCGCGGCACCGGACTGCTTCGAGATCGAGCGGCGGCTCGTGGAGATGCTGGACATTCCTGTCATGCACGATGACCAGCACGGCACGGCAGTGGTGGTGCTGGCGTCACTGCTGAACGCAACCCGTTTCACCGGCACCAGGCTGCAGAATGCCACGATCGGAATCATCGGCCTGGGGGCGGCCGGCACCGGCATCGCCAAGCTGCTCATGGCCTACGGGGTGAAAAAAGTGGTCGGCACCGATCTCAATCCCGGCGCCATGGAGATGCTGCAGACTCTGGGAGGAGAACCGACTAATCTGGCAGGGGTCATGGAGCGCGCCCAGGTGGTAATCGCCACCACCGGCTGCCCCGGGCTCATCAAACCCGACATGGTGAAACAGGGGCAGGTGATTCTGGCCCTCTCCAATCCGGATGCCGAGATTAAACCGCAGGATGCCATGACGGCCGGGGCATCCTTTGCCGCCGACGGCAAGAGCATCAACAACGCCCTCGCTTTCCCCGGCATCTTCCGGGGAGCCCTCGACGCCCGTGCCAGCAGAATCAACAACCGGATGCTCATTGCCGCGGCCAAGGCCATCGCCTCACACGCCGAAGAGGGTGAGCTGGTGCCGGGCATCCTCAACCGGAACGTCCACCTGGCCGTAGCTGAAGCGGTGGCAAGGGCGGCAGCAGAGACAGGAGTCATCAAACCCCGCAATTAGTACCACCGACCACCTTCGCAGTCCTCCCCACTCCCAACAGACCCGCCGACTTCGGCGG
Protein-coding regions in this window:
- a CDS encoding tetrathionate reductase family octaheme c-type cytochrome, which gives rise to MRMKTGAVIAASAITMAAISAFAGADHAEFVKGPFKTGQDVTKACLECHSEAGDQVLSSSHWKWKGPPKLVKGLEKSKVEYGKANLINNFCISIEGGDRCDNQEFCAKCHPSYGWTDNTFDFTNKNNIDCLVCHTSDRQYKKGLAGQPDPKAIAAGKLDLEKAAQKVGKPGLANCGVCHFYGGGGDAVKHGDLDSTMEKPKRDHDVHMGTTDSGGLGMTCQQCHKTSHHQIAGASTFLATYSERVACEDCHTGANAPHQKSKNGALINRHLATVACQTCHIPVFAKGQATKMSWDWSDVGKDIEAGEQFDKETFMKHKGTFIWGKDVVPTYTWYNGTIERYLKGQKIKDPSKVVNISRPLGDITDKKAKIFPFKVHTGKQPMDSLSNCLLIPQTHNALWKDYDWENALKKGAKGSQVPYSGKYQFVKTAFYGSINHEVATRDKALQCGECHMGGTRMNWKALGYKGDPMQTGGRFAKTAAKK
- a CDS encoding trehalose-phosphatase, whose amino-acid sequence is MLTTDSLKRLWIFSFDRTLTAAGACYSKARLHRVTRQFLEELAALPGHRVAVLSSRPLDDLVSRVPIEGIYLGGSCGTEWHIPGGESMTLSGKPKDMLMETRDALLPTLREVADLPGVELEDRRWSAALHTQEANTKARQTLFARLAAVLKGWRVALYRNTTMVEIQFLPEITMAFGAQALCRFLGYRGDVVCAGSDENDATALRWALNQGGTALSLGRDPLVPGARPVVDVRSLARHVRDLAGIDEHHRTRMAGRRLCNAA
- a CDS encoding Na+/H+ antiporter NhaA, whose product is MRKRINLLREFSVPLIAGVVVALLWANLDPAGYHSFIEQPFFGGMSFHFVVNELFMVLFFGIAAVEITQSCLPGGDLNPLRKAVNPLLATLGGVVGPVLVYLGLNAIIGGPELTRGWGIPTATDIALAWLVARLVFGAGHPAVSFLLLLAVADDAIGLAIIAVFYPDPNHPTEPIWLFLTVAGMVVAYILRSLKSRSYWPYVVVGGGLAWTGLFKAHLHPALALVFIIPFLPHPSRETAHLFEADPRDTSTLARFEHDWKIVVDFGLFMFGLANAGVGFSSVGAATWLVLASLVIGKTLGIFAMGYVGRALGFPLPQQVGAKELAMTGLVAGIGLTVALFVAGVAFVEPDIQGSAKMGALLSGGVSIVAIMLGRALNVRRIP
- the pal gene encoding peptidoglycan-associated lipoprotein Pal — protein: MKYVHATLLVAFSIACAAGCAKKELVVPEPAVVSAPAQLPATETVAPPATTIDAHESIAATDIAEDRITPAGNATQASPLKIVYFDFDAWVLNGEAREILAGNAEWLRKNPGVAVILEGHTDERGSDAYNLALGEQRAKSAMKYLQTLGIDAGRMTVVSYGEEKPAVEGHDESAWAGNRRVEFIPKR
- the purE gene encoding 5-(carboxyamino)imidazole ribonucleotide mutase; its protein translation is MEKVETSSAPGTLADRSPLVGILTGSPNDLPTVVKVRDTLTELGIPSEIVVASAHRTPDKVLAYLDRAHKEGVQVLIGCAGVAAHLAGVIAGHTRLPVIGLPLGNGPLSGMDSLLSTVQMPPGVPVATVAIDGSRNAAMLAARILALKYPEIDKALEEAARKERERYDLTADEALAKLTSCVK
- a CDS encoding carbonic anhydrase, which encodes MKDIERFIAGFRRFREDYFGSEYSPFEHLKQGQSPKTMIIGCSDSRVDPAILTDCAPGDIFTVRNVANLVPPFEENGGLHGVSAALEFAVCHLGVEHIIVLGHSQCGGINALMKGTCGCKGGGFISRWMSIATPARERVLAELPEKDTALQQRAAEQAAILLSLENLHSFPWIDERVVRGELTLHGWYFDISAGELLEYRSETGLFEKVSK
- a CDS encoding malic enzyme-like NAD(P)-binding protein, whose product is MNIEKGFDKIVKTLRVMITDQPGYLGRLTTAIGSEGGNIGDIRLISSGLTHNIREITVYVDNDQHLEMILKAVAAVEGVIVEEVIDRVQQVHEGGKIAVRSRVEIKTIGDVRKIYTPGVASICRQIQQKPRLADTYTAIGNTVAIVTNGTAILGLGDIGPVAGMPVMEGKAVLFDHLVGISGVPILLRSKNVDHIVDTIWHLAPTFGAIKLEDIAAPDCFEIERRLVEMLDIPVMHDDQHGTAVVVLASLLNATRFTGTRLQNATIGIIGLGAAGTGIAKLLMAYGVKKVVGTDLNPGAMEMLQTLGGEPTNLAGVMERAQVVIATTGCPGLIKPDMVKQGQVILALSNPDAEIKPQDAMTAGASFAADGKSINNALAFPGIFRGALDARASRINNRMLIAAAKAIASHAEEGELVPGILNRNVHLAVAEAVARAAAETGVIKPRN